In Scomber japonicus isolate fScoJap1 unplaced genomic scaffold, fScoJap1.pri scaffold_469, whole genome shotgun sequence, a single window of DNA contains:
- the fgd1 gene encoding FYVE, RhoGEF and PH domain-containing protein 1 yields the protein ERMRKLLKVYELLGGEEDIVNPTNELIKEGHILKLSNKNGTTQDRYLILFNDRLLYCVPKLRLIGQKYGVRARIDVDGMELKETSSVAVPRTFLVSGKQRSLELQARTEEEKKDWIQAIQATIQRHEQTVESFRHLTCSLRDDESTPPHSPSCVELGKRAPTPIREKEVTLCMKCQEPFNSITKRRHHCKACGHVVCGKCSEFRARLSYDNNRTNRVCVDCYATLVGVLPSPATLTSSTQRRRSILEKQASLAAENSVICSFLHHMEKGGGRGWQKAWFVIPENEPLVLYIYGAPQDVKAQRSMPLIGFEVSLPESCDRLERRHAFKISQSHLTLYFSADGEELQRRWIDVLSRAGRGEELQIHRPIAESLEEEGEEQLAAAEEENT from the exons GAGCGAATGAGGAAGCTGCTGAAGGTGTACGAGCTGttgggaggagaagaagacatcGTTAACCCGACTAACGAGCTCATCAAAGAGGGACACATCCTCAAACTGTCCAATAAGAACGGGACCACGCAGGACCGATACCTCATCCTG tttAACGACAGGTTGTTGTACTGCGTCCCCAAGCTGCGCCTGATTGGGCAGAAATACGGAGTCCGTGCTCGCATCGACGTGGACGGCATGGAG CTGAAGGAGACGAGCAGTGTTGCAGTTCCCAGAACGTTCCTGGTGTCTGGAAAACAGAGATCCCTTGAGCTGCAGGCCAG gacggaggaggagaagaaagactggatccag gccaTCCAGGCGACCATCCAGAGACACGAGCAGACGGTGGAGAGCTTCAGACATCTGACCTGTTCGCTACGAGACGATGAGTCCACACCGCCTCACTCCCCG AGCTGTGTGGAGTTGGGGAAGCGAGCTCCGACTCCGATCAGAGAGAAGGAAGTCACtctgtgtatgaaatgtcaGGAGCCGTTCAACTCCATCACCAAGAGACGACACCACTGTAAAGCCTGTGGACAC GTGGTTTGTGGGAAATGTTCGGAGTTTCGTGCTCGTCTTTCGTACGATAACAACCGGACCAACCGTGTCTGCGTGGACTGCTACGCCACGCTGGTGGGAGTGTTGCCCTCGCCCGCCACGCTGACCAGCAGCACCCAAAGGAGGCGCTCCATCCTGGAG AAACAGGCCTCGTTGGCAGCAGAGAACAGTGTGATTTGTAGTTTTCTTCACCACATGGAGAAAGGAGGGGGCCGGGGCTGGCAGAAGGCCTGGTTTGTCATTCCCGAAAACGAGCCGTTGGTGCTCTACATCTACGGAGCTCCACAG GATGTGAAGGCGCAGCGCAGcatgcctctgattggctttgAGGTCTCCCTCCCTGAATCATGTGACCGCCTGGAGCGACGCCACGCCTTCAAGATCTCCCAGAGTCACCTGACCCTGTACTTCAGCGCCGATGGGGAGGAGCTCCAGCGGCGGTGGATAGACGTCTTGTCGAGGGCCGGCAGGGGGGAGGAGCTTCAGATCCACCGACCAATTGCGGAGAGTctagaggaggagggggaggagcagCTAGCTGcggcagaggaggagaacacGTGA